The proteins below are encoded in one region of Canis lupus familiaris isolate Mischka breed German Shepherd chromosome 21, alternate assembly UU_Cfam_GSD_1.0, whole genome shotgun sequence:
- the LOC102155749 gene encoding membrane-spanning 4-domains subfamily A member 4A-like isoform X2 codes for MVLRNDGQEELSPPIWCTSREMQSARDCVNTPEGTPGGFGPNPLQKNIIQEDQTDNLKTFLKGEPQILGVAQILIGLMKVCLFATNQCFYYSDFSYWCHPLSMVSGYPIWGSFFIKGSLGMNTLSAVVGGIGTIISTVELTVELKSERRCLIFRAFETVILVLSLLEISIAISLSVFGCKVTCFVSQVVVIQSTNDKLPSVTAPYEHVYEELEF; via the exons ATGGTTTTAAGGAACGATGGTCAGGAGGAGCTCTCACCTCCCATTTGGTGCACTTCTAGAGAGATGCAAAG TGCTAGAGACTGTGTTAATACACCAGAAGGAACACCTGGAGGGTTTGGCCCGAATCCTCTACAGAAAAACATCATCCAAGAAGACCAAACAGACAACCTGAAGACCTTCCTGAAGGGGGAGCCCCAAATCCTGGGG GTGGCCCAGATTCTGATTGGTCTGATGAAAGTGTGCCTGTTTGCTACAAATCAGTGTTTCTATTATTCTGACTTCAGTTATTGGTGTCATCCCTTGAGCATGGTCTCAGGATATCCGATATGGGGATCCTTCTTT ATCAAGGGCAGCCTGGGAATGAACACGCTCAGTGCTGTGGTTGGAGGAATAGGGACAATCATATCAACAGTAGAACTGACTGTGGAACTTAAGTCAGAAAGAAGGTGTCTTATTTTT agGGCATTTGAGACTGTGATACTGGTCCTTTCCCTCCTGGAAATCAGCATCGccatctctctttctgtgtttgggTGCAAGGTGACCTGCTTTGTCTCGCAG GTGGTGGTTATCCAGTCAACCAATGACAAGTTGCCCTCAGTAACGGCCCCTTATGAACATGTTTATGAGGAGCTGGAGTTTTAA
- the LOC102155749 gene encoding membrane-spanning 4-domains subfamily A member 4A-like isoform X1: MVLRNDGQEELSPPIWCTSREMQSARDCVNTPEGTPGGFGPNPLQKNIIQEDQTDNLKTFLKGEPQILGVAQILIGLMKVCLFATNQCFYYSDFSYWCHPLSMVSGYPIWGSFFFLISGAVSIAAGRNRTLNLIKGSLGMNTLSAVVGGIGTIISTVELTVELKSERRCLIFRAFETVILVLSLLEISIAISLSVFGCKVTCFVSQVVVIQSTNDKLPSVTAPYEHVYEELEF; the protein is encoded by the exons ATGGTTTTAAGGAACGATGGTCAGGAGGAGCTCTCACCTCCCATTTGGTGCACTTCTAGAGAGATGCAAAG TGCTAGAGACTGTGTTAATACACCAGAAGGAACACCTGGAGGGTTTGGCCCGAATCCTCTACAGAAAAACATCATCCAAGAAGACCAAACAGACAACCTGAAGACCTTCCTGAAGGGGGAGCCCCAAATCCTGGGG GTGGCCCAGATTCTGATTGGTCTGATGAAAGTGTGCCTGTTTGCTACAAATCAGTGTTTCTATTATTCTGACTTCAGTTATTGGTGTCATCCCTTGAGCATGGTCTCAGGATATCCGATATGGGGATCCTTCTTT TTCCTTATATCCGGAGCGGTGTCTATTGCTGCTGGAAGAAACAGGACACTGAACCTG ATCAAGGGCAGCCTGGGAATGAACACGCTCAGTGCTGTGGTTGGAGGAATAGGGACAATCATATCAACAGTAGAACTGACTGTGGAACTTAAGTCAGAAAGAAGGTGTCTTATTTTT agGGCATTTGAGACTGTGATACTGGTCCTTTCCCTCCTGGAAATCAGCATCGccatctctctttctgtgtttgggTGCAAGGTGACCTGCTTTGTCTCGCAG GTGGTGGTTATCCAGTCAACCAATGACAAGTTGCCCTCAGTAACGGCCCCTTATGAACATGTTTATGAGGAGCTGGAGTTTTAA